The Streptomyces tendae genome has a window encoding:
- a CDS encoding SPFH domain-containing protein produces the protein MDAATVGIAVLAGAALLLVLIGLLLVTKLFRKVEQGKALIVSKTRKVDVTFTGSVVLPVLHKAEVMDISVKTIEITRAGKEGLICRDNIRADIRITFFVKVSKTVEDVIKVAQAVGTARASDRNTLQELFHAKFSEALKTVGKQMDFTDLYTKREELRYRIIEVIGVDLNGYHLEDAAIDYLEQTPLTQLDPGNVLDAQGIRKITELTAVEHVRTNEAQRNEEKEITRQDVDAREAILELQRRQADAEIKQKREIETVRAREEAETARVVEEERLRAQSAFLRTEEQLGVQRENQAREVAVAAKNRERVIAVESERIEKDRLLEVIARERETSLTRIAADKEVEAEKREIAEVVRERVAVDRTVAEQEESIKKLRAVEEAERRRQAVIIAAEAEAQEKLVKDIKAAEAAEQAATHRAAEELTLAEARLKTADLDAQAKLRLAEGVQAESAAEGLAAVQVRDKEAEVIEKAGRAEAEATEARLRAEAEGARAKALAEAEAVGSKLRAEAAGLTEKAAAMAALDEASRGHEEYRLRLEAEKDVRLAGLDVQRQVAEAQATVLATGLENADINIVGGDSVFFDRLMSSIALGKSVDGFVKNSETAQALAGPWLDGSASFPDDLSRILGSVSTADVQNLTVSALLMKLMKQGGENTGQVKQLLDKAGELGLADTPLAVLNGHTRA, from the coding sequence ATGGATGCCGCCACCGTGGGCATCGCCGTACTCGCCGGCGCCGCCCTGTTGCTCGTGCTCATCGGTCTGCTGCTCGTCACCAAACTGTTCCGCAAGGTGGAACAGGGCAAGGCGCTGATCGTCTCCAAGACCCGCAAGGTCGATGTGACCTTCACCGGCTCGGTCGTGCTGCCGGTGCTGCACAAGGCCGAGGTGATGGACATCTCGGTGAAGACCATCGAGATCACCCGGGCAGGCAAGGAAGGCCTGATCTGCCGGGACAACATCCGGGCGGACATCCGCATCACGTTCTTCGTCAAGGTCAGCAAGACCGTCGAGGACGTCATCAAGGTCGCCCAGGCCGTCGGCACCGCCCGCGCCAGTGACCGCAACACCCTGCAGGAACTCTTCCACGCCAAGTTCTCCGAGGCGCTGAAGACCGTCGGCAAGCAGATGGACTTCACCGATCTCTACACCAAGCGCGAGGAACTGCGGTACCGCATCATCGAGGTCATCGGCGTCGATCTGAACGGCTACCACCTCGAGGACGCGGCGATCGACTACCTCGAGCAGACGCCGCTGACCCAGCTCGACCCGGGCAACGTCCTCGACGCGCAGGGCATCCGCAAGATCACTGAGCTGACCGCGGTGGAGCACGTCCGCACCAACGAGGCCCAGCGCAACGAGGAGAAGGAGATCACCCGGCAGGACGTCGACGCGCGCGAGGCGATCCTGGAGCTGCAGCGCCGGCAGGCGGACGCCGAGATCAAGCAGAAGCGGGAGATCGAGACCGTGCGCGCCCGCGAGGAGGCGGAGACCGCGCGGGTGGTCGAGGAGGAGCGGCTGAGGGCGCAGAGCGCCTTCCTGCGCACCGAGGAACAGCTCGGCGTGCAGCGGGAGAACCAGGCCCGCGAGGTCGCCGTCGCCGCGAAGAACCGCGAACGGGTCATCGCCGTGGAGAGCGAGCGGATCGAGAAGGACCGGCTGCTGGAGGTCATCGCGCGCGAGCGGGAGACCTCGCTGACCAGGATCGCCGCCGACAAGGAGGTCGAGGCGGAGAAGCGGGAGATCGCCGAGGTCGTCCGCGAGCGGGTGGCGGTGGACCGTACGGTCGCCGAGCAGGAGGAGTCCATCAAGAAGCTCCGGGCCGTCGAGGAGGCGGAGCGCCGGCGCCAGGCCGTGATCATCGCGGCGGAGGCCGAGGCGCAGGAGAAGCTGGTCAAGGACATCAAGGCCGCCGAGGCCGCCGAGCAGGCCGCCACCCACCGTGCCGCCGAGGAACTCACCCTCGCCGAGGCCCGGTTGAAGACCGCCGACCTCGACGCGCAGGCCAAGCTGCGGCTCGCGGAGGGCGTCCAGGCCGAGTCCGCCGCCGAGGGGCTGGCCGCCGTCCAGGTGCGGGACAAGGAGGCGGAGGTCATCGAGAAGGCGGGCCGCGCCGAGGCCGAGGCCACCGAGGCCCGGCTGCGCGCGGAGGCCGAGGGCGCGCGGGCCAAGGCGCTCGCCGAGGCGGAGGCCGTCGGCAGCAAGCTGCGGGCGGAGGCGGCCGGCCTCACCGAGAAGGCGGCGGCGATGGCCGCGCTCGACGAGGCGTCCCGCGGTCACGAGGAGTACCGGCTGCGCCTCGAGGCCGAGAAGGACGTCCGGCTCGCCGGCCTCGACGTGCAGCGGCAGGTCGCGGAGGCCCAGGCCACCGTCCTCGCCACCGGCCTGGAGAACGCGGACATCAACATCGTCGGCGGGGACTCGGTGTTCTTCGACCGCCTGATGTCCTCCATCGCGCTCGGCAAGAGCGTGGACGGCTTCGTCAAGAACTCCGAGACCGCGCAGGCCCTCGCCGGGCCCTGGCTGGACGGCTCCGCGAGCTTCCCCGACGACCTGAGCCGGATCCTCGGCTCCGTCTCCACGGCCGACGTGCAGAACCTCACCGTCTCCGCCCTGCTGATGAAGCTGATGAAGCAGGGCGGCGAGAACACCGGGCAGGTCAAGCAACTGCTCGACAAAGCAGGTGAGTTGGGTCTGGCGGACACTCCGCTTGCCGTGCTGAACGGCCACACCAGGGCCTGA